The Methylobacterium durans nucleotide sequence GGCAGGTGGGCGGCGAGACCGGCGAGCGCCGCTGAGCCGCCCGTTTGAGAGAAGAGCTTGTTCGTGCCCCATACCAGCGTCACCGAAGCCATTGAGGCGTTCAGCCGCGGCGAGATCGTCGTCGTCACCGACGATGACGACCGCGAGAACGAGGGCGACCTCGTCGTCGCGGCCTCCCTCTGTACGCCGGAGAAGATGGCCTTCATCATCCGCAACACCTGCGGCATCGTCTGCGCGCCCATCACGCAAGGGGAGGCGCGCCGCCTGCGCCTCGACCCGATGGTGGCCTCGAACGACGCGCCGCTGGGCACCGCCTTCACCGTCACGGTGGACGTGAAGCACGGCCTCACCACCGGCATCTCGGCCGAGCAGCGCTGCAACACCGTGCGGGCGCTCGCCAACGGCAACATGGGCGCCTCGGATTTCGTTCGGCCGGGCCACGTCTTCCCGCTCATCGCCCGGGACGGCGGCGTGCTGATGCGCTCCGGCCATACGGAGGCGGCGGTCGATCTCTGCCGGCTCGCCGACCTGCCGCCTGTCGGCGTGATCTGCGAGCTCGCCAACGACGACGGTACCGTGATGAAGGGGCCGCAGATCGAGGATTTCGCCGAGCGCCACGCCCTCAAGCGCGTCTCGGTGGCCGACCTGATCGCCTACCGGCAGGCCCGCGACAAGCTGGTCGAGCGGGTGGGGAGCTTCCCCGTCCGGACCGAGTTCGGCGAGATGACGGGCTACGCCTACACCACGCCCTTCGAGTCGATCCAGCAATTCGCCTTCGTGCACGGGCGCATCGGCGACGGGCGCGACCTTCTGGTGCGGCTCCACCGCTCGAACGTCGTCGCCGACGTGATCGAGGGTGGCAAGCTGATCGAGAGCGTGATGGCCCGCTTCGCCCGCGAGGGACGGGGCGTCCTCGTCTACCTGCGCGACGGCACGGCGGGCGTGCCGCTCTCGCGCTTCGCGGAGGAGGGGACGGAGGCGCAGCGCGTGCGCCAGTGGCGCGAGGTGGGGCTCGGCGCCCAGATCCTGCGCGACCTCGGCGTGGTCTCGATCCGCAACCTGTCCGCGTCGTCGCGCGCCTATGTCGGCCTGTCGGGTTTCGGAATCGAGATGCTCGGTGAGGAGCCGCTGGACGGCTAGAGCATTTTCCGCGGGGGTGGTTGCCGGTTCCGCGAAAGAAAAGGCGGCCTTATCAATGAGCTGGAGCATGTCCCGTGATCCGATGATCACGGGACATGCTCCAGCGGGTCAGCGCCCGAGCAGCGCGTCCACATGCGCGGCGGCCGAGCGCGCCAGACCTTCCAGGCTGTAACCGCCCTCCAGCACCGAGACGATCCGGCCGCCCGCGTGGCGGTCGGCGAGGTCCATCAGCTTGCGCGTCGCCCAGGCGAAATCGGCATCGTCGAGGCGCAGGTTCGCGAGCGGGTCGAGCCGGTGGGCGTCGAAGCCCGCCGAGATGATGAGGATGTCCGGCCGGAACGCCTCCAGCCGCGGCAGGATGCCCGCCTCGAACGCCTCGCGGAACACCGCGCCGTCGTCGTTGGGGCGCAGCGGCACGTTCACGATCGTGTCCCGCGTGCCCCGTTCCGAGGCCGCGCCGGTGCCCGGAAACAGCGGCATCTGGTGCGTCGAGGCGTACATGACGCTGGCATCGTCCCAGAAGATGTCCTGGCTGCCGTTGCCGTGGTGCACGTCCCAATCGACGATCGCGACGCGCTCGGCGCCGTGCGCCCTCTGCGCGTGGCGCGCCGCGATCGCCGCGTGGTTGAACAGGCAGAAGCCCATCGCGGTGGCGCGCTCGGCGTGGTGGCCCGGCGGGCGCATGGCCACGAAGGCGTTGGCGCACTCGCCCGCCATCACCGCGTCGACCGCGTGCACCGCGCCGCCGACGGCGCGGAGCGCCGCCTCCAGGGTGCCCGGCGACATCAGCGTGTCGGAATCGATCTGGACGTAGCCACTCGCGGGCGAGGCCGCCACGATCGCCTCCACGTAGGCGGCCGGATGGACGAGGGTCGCGACCTCGGGCTCCGCCTTCGGGGCGAGGCCGCGCACGAGGCCGGCGAAGCGCTCGTCCTCGAGCGCCCGCTCGATGGCACGGATCCGGTCCGGCCGCTCGGGATGCCCCTCAGGAATCGCGTGGTCGAGGGCCGCCGGATGGCTCATGTACAGGGTGCTCACGCGGATCCTCCCGGCGGCCGTTCCCGGCAAACCGCTCGCGACGCGTCGCTGCCGGACGCGGGTCGACTGTGGCATGGAACGGTCGGCGCGAGCTACGAGGAACGCGCGCCGGCAAGATTCGCGAAAGGCTGCTTCGTGAGCACGCTTTAACCTGAACGCCAGTTCAGACTTGCCCGTTAACCGCGAAGTCGATCCGCTCCCGCATAGTCGATTTCAGACAGGTTCAAAGACCGGCTCAAGCAAAAGCCGGGGGAGCATCAAGAGATGATCAACGCTTCGCTGCAGGATTTCTGTAACCGTATTGCCGCCGCCGGACGCATCACGACCGCCGACCTGTCGGTGCTCGGCGACGAGCTTCTGCCGGACGGCATCACGGTCCGCGACGAGGCCGACCTCCTGATCGCCCTCGACCGCGCTGTGCCGGTCTCGAACCCGGCCTTCGCCGATTTCCTCGTCGCCGCGATCGTCGACTTCGCCGTCTGGGGCGAACGGCCGACCGGCTACATCAACGCGGAGACGGCGCGCTGGCTCGCCGCCTCGATCGGCAACGGGCGCGGTCCGACGGCGACCGGCGCCCGCATCGCGGTCGAGATCGTGCGCGAGGCCCAGGCGAGCGACGAGACGCTGATCGCCTTCGCGCTCGCCGCCAACAGGCGCGTGGCGGAAGGGGTCGACGTCGAGACCCGCCTCGCGGCCTGAGCCATTCTATGCGTGAGCGGTCGCCCGACCCGAGGATTGGACAGATAGTGCTGTCATCGGCCGCGTAAGACGCGCCCTTCAGCAAAAATGTTCGCCGATCCGCCGTCTTCCCCCGCGTGAGAGCGCGCCGATCGTAACGGAATGGCCGGCCGAAGATCGGATACTCGCCGCCGTGGCAATCGGGCGGGCAGGGATGGCCAGACGCGTCTCACGGAAGGCGGACGAGCAAGGGCAGGTGGAACGCCGCTCGTCCCGCTACGTGGCCCTCGACGGTCTCGACGCGGCGGGACGCGAGAAGCTCCTCGCCGAACTCGACGCCGTCCTGGCGTGCCGTGTCCGCGACATCAGCCTGACGGGGCGGCTCCGGGAGATCTACCGCGCCGCGAGCTGGCGCCACCGCAGCCGCACCATCCGGTTCTGGCTGCTCTGGGTTTCGGTCTTCAGCGCCGTCACCTGCCTGATCGACTACGTGATGCACCCGCCGCTCCTGGGCGTCTCCCTGGCCCTGCGCAGCGTCTTCATCCCGGTCTTCTACGCCGTCCTGGCCTGGATCTGGGTGCGGCCGAGGGCGTCCTGGATCGAGGGGGTGACCCTGCCGCTGACCGTCGCCGCCATGATGCTCGTGGCGGAGCTCCTCGGCAGCGCCGGAGGCGGCGCGCTGCACGAGCGCTACCTCATGGGCGGCCTGTTCGCGACGTCGACCGCGATCGTCGTCTTCCCGATCGAGCGGGTCTGGTCGATCGCCGGGACAGTCGTCGTCATCGGCCTGTTCCTGATGTTCGGGCTGATGAACCCGAATGTCGACGCCAAGGTGCCGATCCTTGAGACGACCTTCTTCACCTTCGTGATCGGCTGCCTCGTGCCAGCCCGGCAGGCGATGAACACCGTCCTCGCACATGCCTACCTTCTGAGCCTGCGCAAACGGATCCTGACAGAGGCGCTCGCCGCCGCGAACGCGCGGCTCGCGGTCCTGGCGGACACGGACGGGCTCACCGGCCTGCCGAACCGCCGCGCCTTCCAGGGCCGCCTCGCCCGGGACTGGGCCGAGCAGGCGGCACGATCGGGCACGATCGGCGCCATCCTGATCGACGTGGACCACTTCAAGCGCTTCAACGACAGCGCCGGCCACGCCGCGGGCGACCGCTGCCTCGTCGCCGTGGCTGCGGCGATCCGTGCGACGATGCCGGACGGCGCGCTCGCGGCCCGCTACGGCGGCGAGGAATTCGTCGCCGTCGTGCCCGGCACCCGGCCGCGCGACGATCGCCAAGCGGATCCGCTCCGACGTCGCCGCCCTCGCGCTGCCCCATCCGGGCTTCTCCGACGGCCGCTCCGTGACGGTGAGCGTCGGAATCGCGCTCGCACCCGCCGAGGGCGATGCATCCGTGGCGGAGGGGCTCCTGCAGTGCGCCGATGCAGCCCTCTACGAGGCCAAGGCTCGGGGACGCGACAGCGTGGTCGCCGCCTGGGCCATGAAGGTCGCGCCCGCCGAGACGGGCGACGTCCGCGCCGCCTGAGGCGGCAGCCGGGGCCGTCCCGGGTGCGCGCCCGCGCGAAACCTGTCCCCACCGACGAAGGTCGCCTTCCAGAACGCGCGCAAGTGCTTTAACGGGGGCGAAGCTTGGGCGCCGGTTTCGCCGCCGAGTTCCTTTGAACTGAATACGGTATTCGATGTTCGAGAAAATTCTGATCGCGAACCGCGGCGAGATCGCCTGCCGCATCATCAAGACGGCCCGCCGGATGGGCATCAAGACCGTCGCGGTCTACTCGGATGCCGACCGGGACGCGGTGCATGTCGCGATGGCGGACGAGGCCGTCCATATCGGCCCGGCGCCGGCGGCCCAGTCCTACCTCCTGATCGAGCGCATCATCGACGCCTGCAAGCAGACCGGCGCACAGGCGGTGCATCCGGGCTACGGCTTCCTGTCCGAGCGGGAGGCCTTCCCGAAGGCGCTCGCCGAGGCCGGCATCGTCTTCATCGGGCCCAATCCCGGCGCCATCGCGGCGATGGGCGACAAAATCGAGTCCAAGAAGGCGGCCTCCGCCGCCAAGGTCTCGACCGTGCCGGGCTTCCTCGGCGTCATCGATTCCCCCGAGCACGCCGTGACGATCGCCGACGAGATCGGCTACCCCGTGATGATCAAGGCCTCCGCCGGCGGCGGCGGCAAGGGCATGCGCATCGCCCATTCGGCGGCGGAGGTCGCGGAGGGATTTGCCCGCGCGAAATCCGAGGCGGCCTCCTCCTTCGGCGACGACCGGGTGTTCGTCGAGAAATTCATCACCGATCCGCGCCACATCGAGATCCAGGTGATCGGCGACAAGCACGGCAACGTCATCTACCTGGGCGAGCGCGAGTGCTCGATCCAGCGCCGCAATCAGAAGGTGATCGAGGAGGCCCCGTCCCCGCTCCTCGACGAGGAGACCCGGCGGAAGATGGGCGAGCAGGCCGTCGCGCTCGCGAAGGCCGTGAACTACGATTCGGCCGGCACCGTCGAGTTCGTGGCGGGCCAGGACAAGTCCTTCTACTTCCTGGAGATGAACACCCGCCTGCAGGTGGAGCATCCGGTCACCGAGATGATCACCGGCCTCGACCTCGTGGAGCTGATGATCCGGGTCGCGGCGGGCGAGAGGCTGCCGCTCACGCAATCCGACGTGAAGCTCGACGGCTGGGCCGTCGAGAGCCGCGTCTACGCGGAGGACCCGACCCGCAACTTCCTGCCCTCGATCGGCCGGCTGACCACCTACCAGCCGCCGGAGGAGGGACGCCGGGGCACCGCGATCGTGCGCAACGACACGGGCGTCGAGGAGGGCGGCGAGATCGCGATCCACTACGACCCGATGATCGCCAAGCTCGTGACCTGGGCGCCGACCCGGGCGGAGGCGATCGAGGCGCAGGGAGAGGCGCTCGACGCCTTCGCGATCGATGGCATCCGCCACAACATCCCGTTCCTCTCCGCGCTGATGGCGCATCCGCGCTGGCGCGAGGGCCGGCTCTCGACGGGCTTCATCGCGGAGGAATTCCCCGAGGGTTTCGCGGCGCCGGAGCCGCGGGGCGAGATCGCCCGGCACATGGCCGCGGCGGCAGCCGCCATCGACCACAAGCTCAACCAGCGTAAGCGCGGCATCTCGGGCCAGATGCGCGACCCCGGCCTCCTGCATTTCGAGCGGGACCGCGTCGTGATCCTGGCCGGCGAATCCTACCCCGTCACCGTCGATTCGGACGGCGAGGACCTCGTCGTGACGGAGGCCGACGGCACGCCGCTCGCCGTGGCGAGCACCTGGCGGCCGGGCGAGCCGGTCTGGACCGGAACGATCGGCGGAGAGCGCGTCGCGATCCAGGTGCGCGGCCTCCTCAACGGGGTCGCGCTCCAGCACGCGGGCGCGGCGGCCGAGGCCCGCGTCTTCACGAAGCGCGAGGCGGAGCTCGCCGCGCTGATGCCGGTGAAGGAGCAGGCGGGCTCGGGCAAGCAGGTGCTCTGCCCGATGCCGGGCCTCGTGAAGCAGATCCTGGTCAAGGACGGCCAGGAGGTGAAGAACGGCGAGCCGCTCGCCATCGTCGAGGCGATGAAGATGGAGAACGTGCTGCGCGCCGAGCGCGACGCCACGGTCTCGAAGATCCACGCCAAGGAGGGCGACAGCCTCGCGGTCGATGCCGTGATCCTGGAATTCGCCTGAGCGACCGGGCGGTCCCTTGCCGCTCTACTTCGCCTACGGCGCCAACATGGACGCCGCCGCGATGGCGCTGCGCTGCCCCGCCTCGCGGCTGGTGGGGCAGGGCCGCCTCCACCGGCACCGCTTCATCGTGATGCGGGAAGGCTACGCCTCCGTGGTGCGGGACCCCGCCCGCACCGTCTGGGGCGTGCTCTGGGACCTCGCCCTCGCCGACATCCCCGCTCTCGACCGCTACGAGGGCGTCGCGGGCGGCCTCTACGCGAAGGCGTCGCAGCCGATCGCGACCGAGGGCGGCGTCAAGCGGGCGCTGATCTATCTCGGGCGCTCGACCGCGCCGGGCGTCCCCCGCCCCGGCTACCTGGAGGCGGTGCTGCGGGCCGGCGAGGCGGCGCAACTGCCCGCCGCCTACCGGAAGGAGATGCGCGCGTGGCTGCGCGGGCCCGGCTGAGGCCGCACCGCTAGAAGCGGGTGCGCAGCTCCACGTACAGGGTGCGCGGCGGGCCCGCGAAGATGCCGCCATTGTCCTCCGCGCTGGCGCGGGTGAAGGTGCGCCTGTCGAAGACGTTCGCCACGCCGAGGCTGAGGCGGGATGCGGGCGTGACCGCGTAGGTGGCGCGGGCGTTCCAGATTACCCATCCTGGGATGCGGCCGAAGCGCCCGTCCGCGGAGGGGGGCACGGTGTTGGCCTCGTCGGCGAACTGGTCCGACTGCGCGTAGCCGAACCAGTCGAAGCTCCAGGGCCCGGTGGCGTAGCCCGCCCCGACCGTACCCGTGTGCCGGGAATACAGGCGCAGGTCGTTGCCCGCGAAAGCGCCTTCCTGGATCGTCGCGCGGGTGTAGGCGTAGGTGGCGTAGGCGCTGAGGCCCGAGAGCGCCGTGTCGAGGCTGGCGAAATCGTAGCGCAGGCCCATCTCGACGCCGCGGTGGAGCGTGCGGCCGACATTGACGTAGTCGCTGCGGATCGCGTCGAACTCGATCTGGTTGTCGAAGCTCAGGCGGAACCATGCGATCTCGGCGGTGAGGCCGCCGAGCGTGGTGCGGGCACCGATCTCGGCGGTCGTGGCGATCTCGGGGGCGAGCTTCTGGTCGCTGCGGCTGAGCGGGAGCTGCAAGAAATTGAGCGAGCCGAACGAGCGCCCGACATTGCCGTAGAGGAACAGGTCGGGGCTCGCCGTGTAGCCGAGGCGCAGCGAGGGCAGCGGCACGGTGTAGTGCTCCTCCGCCCGGAACCCGTTCAGGTTGTTCGCCCGCCCGATCGTGACGTCCTCGACGCGGATGCCCGGCATCACCGTCAGGGCGCCGAAGGTCAGCTTGTCGTCGAGGTAGAAGGCGTGGGCTTCTGTCGCGCCGACCGAGTCGCGGTTCGGCACGGGCCTGTACAGGAACGGGTAGGAGCCGGCGCGGAAGCTGCGCCGAAGCCGCTTCTCGTCTGCATCCTCGCGGATGTAGCGGTAGCCGATCGAGGTCTCCTGCGGGACGCCGAACGGGTCCGAGCGGAGGCCGAAGCGCGGCTCGACGCCGAACGTGTTGTAGTTGCGCGGCGTGACGTCGAACTGCGTCGCGAGGCTGTCGCGGTTCCGGTTCGAGAGCGCGAAGCTGCGGTGGCTGCTGAGATCGAACACGGTCGTCTCGAAGTACTTGGTGCCGTCGAACTCGTTGACGTAGCGGGCCACGCCCTCGATGCGGCTGCCGTCGTAGGATTGATACGCGTTGGTCGAGCCGTAGGGGTTGCGCCGGTAGGCCGCCTGATCGAGGGGTCCGGGCAGCTCCGCCGAGGCGCTGTAGCCGTGCACGCGCCCGTCGACGTAGCTCTCCGGCGTCAGCTGGACCCGGTACTTGAGCATCACGTCGTCGATGTCCTGGTTCGATCGCGGCCGGAAGGAGGGGCCGTGGTTGCCCGAGTAAAGCAGCGCGAGGCCGCTGCCCTCGCCGTTAGAGCCGCCGATCACGATGTCCGACTGGCCGTTGAGGAATCCGCCGGCCGGGTCCGAGCCGTTGAGATTGCCCCGCAATCGTATCTGCCCGCCGAAATCCCTCGGGATCGGCCAGGTCACGTAGTTGATGACGCCGCCGACGTTCTGCGGCCCGTAGCGCACGGCGGCGCCACCCTTGATCACGTCGATCCGCTCCAGCATGCCGAACGAGACCGGCGCCAGGGACAGTTCGGGCTGCAGATAGGGCGCGCTGGAGAGCGGCACGCCGTCGAGGAGCACGGTTGCGTAGCCGCCGAGCCGCGAGGCGAGGCCGCGGATGCCGACGCTCTGCGCGAAGTCACCCGTGGCGGGCCCGTTCGGGATCGGCGTCTGCACGCCGGGGATCAGGCGCAGCGCGTCCGTGATGTTCTTGGCGCCGGCGGCCTCAAGATCCGTCCGGGTCGCCTCGCCGCGGCTGCCGGCATAGATGCGCGCCGCCGCCGGGACGCGAACGGTGGCGAGCGGGCTCGCGGTCACGTCGAGTTCCTCCAGCGTCACGGATGCCTGTGCCGGACCTTCGGCGCCCGGAGCGGCCCCGGCGGCCGTGCAGCCGGCGGCAAGCCACAGCAACGCGACGCGCGCCGCGCGGTGAATATCGTTCGATCTGTGCATGATACAACTATAAATTTAGAAGTCTTGACGGAATAGACTTATTGCATCAACCTTGTTCTGGATGAAGATCTATTTCTATTTCGCGTCGTCTTTAGAAGTATTTCAAGAAATGCACAGATGCTTGGTTGAAATGAAATCCACCATTAGCAATCGCACGTTGATTCACGGGCTGGTCGCGCACCCCGCCGCGGATCCGAGGGCGGAAGCGGGCCGGTGACGGGGCGGGAATCGCCGCGGGGGCGGCTCCGCGCGGCCTGGAAGCGCCTGCACCGCTGGTTCGGCCTCGGCGGGGGCGCGCTGCTGGTGCTGATCGGTCTGACGGGGAGCCTCAACGTCTTCTACCGGGAGATCGACGCGGCGCTGAATCCGGCCCTCTACCGGCCGGCCTCGCCGGAGCGGCGGATCGGCCCATCGGAGGCGCTCGCCGCCGCCGCGCAGGCCGACCGCGAGCCCGTGAGCCAGATCGCGCCGCCGGACTGCGTCTGGCCGGTCTGGGTGATCGTTCACGCGCACCCCGACCGCCGGACCTGGACGACGATGATCGACCCGTCGGACGGCCGCGTGCTCGGCCGGCGGGACACGGGGACCGCCTTCGCCCACCTCGTCTACCGGCTGCACCACACGCTGCTGCTGCGCGACTGGTGGGGCAAGGAGGCGGTGGGCGTGGCCGGGATCGGGCTGCTGCTGTCCTGCTTGAGCGGCCTCTGGCTGTGGTGGCCGAGGCCGGGCCGCTTCCGTCGCTCCGTCACCCTGCGGCGCGGCGTGTCGCGCCAGCGCTTCTGGCTCGATCTCCACGGTGCCGCAGGCTTCTGGGCCTGCGCCGTGCTCGTCGTCGTCGCCGTGACGGGGATCGGCCACATCTTCCCGGGTCTGATGCGGCCGGTCGTCGGCGCGTTCTCGCCGGTCACGGCCCTGCCGTCGCCGAACCTGCCCGCCTCGGATGCCCCGCGGCTCGGCGCGGACGCGATCCTGGCGGCGGTCCGGTCGGCCCATCCCGAGGCTGCGGTCACGCGGATCAACCCGCCCTCCGGCAGCCGCAATTCCTGGCGCGTCTTCCTCGCGCCCCCGGGCGTCGACCCCGCCTTCCGCAGCGACGGGGTGCTCTGGCTCGATCCCTGGAGCGGGCGCATCGTCGAGGACCGGAGCTGGGGCGCGATGTCGAACGGGAACCGCTATCAGGCGCTTCAGATCTGGCTGCACAACGGCTCCGTGGCCGGCCTGCCCGGGCGCCTCCTCGTGTTCGCGGCGGGCTTCGCGCCCCTCCTCCTGTTCGCCTCCGGCTTCGCCGTCTGGCGCTCCCGCCGGGCGCGCCTGCGGGCCCTGGCGCCGGCATGACCGGCCTGCTCGCCCCCTGTTCGGGACGGCGTTCTCATCCGCGCTCCCGCGTGATACCTCCCCGGCCTGAACACGAGGGTGCCGCCAAGGGGCCTGCGCAAACACGGGAGTCGCGCTTGAGCGAGACCAGAACCGTCGACGTCGTGATCACCGGCCGCGTGCAGGGCGTCGGCTACCGCGTCTGGACGCAGCATCAGGCGCAGCTGCACGGGCTGACCGGCCATGTGCGCAACCGCGACGACGGGGCGGTCATCGCCACCTTCTCGGGCCCTGCCGACGCAATCGGCGCGATGCTGAAGGCCTGCGAGGCGGGCCCGCGTGGCGCGCGGGTCGACGCGGTCGCGGTGACGGAGCAGCCCGGATCCGAGACGTTTCCGGATTTCGAGATCCGCGGCGCCTGACGCCCGGCGCACTTCCCGCGTCCGACCGCTCGCGCGGCCCACCCCCTCGACAGGTGACCTGCCGCCGGGCTAGCGAGCGGCGGCGCTCCGCCCGACCCCCGACCGCATGACCAACCTTCCCACCGACGCCGCCTTCTCGCACCTCGATCTCGCCGCGCTGATCTTTTTCGTCATTGCCTGGGTCGGCTACGGCCTCTCGGTCGGGCGGATGCGCGGGCGGCTCGTGAGCCTCAGCCAGATCATGAACGCGCAGCGCGAGTCCTGGGCGCGGCAGATGATCGTGCGCGAGAACCGCGTGGTGGACACCACCATCAACGCCTCGCTGCAGAACGGCACCGCCTTCTTCGCCTCGACCTCGCTGATCGCGCTCGGCGGCGTCCTCACGCTCTCGCGCTCCGGCGACGAGGTGCTGAGCCTGTTCGGAACGCTGCCGTTCGGCGCGATCACGACGCGCACCACCTGGGAGATCAAGGTGGCGGGGCTCGCTGTCGTGTTCGTCTACGCGTTCTTCAAGTTCGCCTGGGCCTACAGGCTGTTCAATTACGGCGCCATCCTGATCGGCGCGGTGCCCCCCAAGGGCAGCGGCGCCTCGGAGGCCCAGATGCTGCGCGCAGCCCGCCGGGCCGCCGCGATGAACATCGCGGCCGGCAATCACTTCGCGCGGGGCCAGCGGGCCTTCTTCTTCGCGCTCGCCTATCTGGGCTGGTTCGTGAGCCCGATCATCCTGATGCTGACGACGACCGCGGTCGTCCTGGTGATGTGGCGGCGCCAGTTCGTCTCCGAGATCCGGGCCGCGCTGCTCTCGGAGCACCCGCTGAAGGTCAGGGAGCCGAATCCATGACGAACCCTCCGGACCCGATCCGCCCGGCCCGCGCGAGCGAAGAGGCGATCGCCGAGACCATGCTGCGGCTCGTCGCCGAGCGTGGGGCGGGCAAGACGATCTGTCCCTCCGAGGTCGCTCGGGCCCTCGGCGGCCCGCACCCGGACGGCTGGGGCCCGCTGATGCAGCCGGTGCGGCGCGTCGCGGTGCGGCTCACGAAATCCGGACAGGTCGTGATCCTGCGCAAGGGACGACCGGTGCCGGACCCGGACGATTTCCGCGGCATCTACCGGCTGGCAGCCGCCCCGGGCGACGCTTCGGGCGCGGCTTCGGGGACCAGTTCGGGCGACGGTGCCGGGAACGCGTCCGAGGTGTAGCCGGCGAGCCTGTAGGCGAGAAGGCCGATCCACTCCTTCACCGCGAGGTCGAGATGGAGGAGGCCGTCCGAGGCGAAGCTGTTGAAGCGGAACGCGTCGGCGAAGCCGCGCGTCCGGTAGTCGACCGGGAAGGCGGTGACCTCGAAACCCGCCTGCCGGAAGCAGCCGATCGACCGGGGCATGTGCCAGGCGGAGGTGACGAGGAGCCAGCGCTCGCCGGGCTTCGGCTTGACGAGATCGGCGGTGAAGAGCGCGTTCTCGCGGGTGTTGCGGGAGCGGTGCTCCAGGATCAGGCGTGAGCGCGGAGCGCCCAGCACGTCGCCCATGCGGCCGACGATCTCGGCCTCGGAGAGGCCCTGGCTGAGGCTGCCGCTGCCACCCGAGAAAACGAGCCGCGCGCTCGGGAAACGGCGGGCGAGGTCGGCGAGGTAGATCGGACGCTCACCCGCGTCGTTCACGACGATCTGGCGGCGCGCCTCGGACAATCCGGAATCGACGCCGCCGCCGAGGACGATGATGCCGGTGGGCGGGGCGCCGTCCTCGGCGAAGGCCGGGAAGCGCTGCTCGAGGGGCGCGAGCGCCAGGAAGGGCAGGGGCGAGAGCCCGGCGAGTGCGAGGCCGCCGAGGCCGAAGCCGGCGAGACCCGCGCCGGTGCGCCGCCAGCGCGTCGCCACGAGAAGAACGAGCCCGAGCCATCCGACGAAGATCAGGAAGTTCGACGGCGTCAGGACGAAGAAGATCACCTTCGAAAGCGGGAAGAACATCGTCCGGACGGGCCTCTGGCGGATGATCTCGGATGGCTTCGGCGGGCGCTCAGCGGTTCTCCGTCTCGGCCCTGAAGCGGGCGAGGGCGGCCTCGTCCGGCGGCAGCAGGCCCGCGAGGCTGCCGCCATTCTCGACGGCGCGCAGGATCCAGAGGTCGAGGCGCTGCTGCTCGACCGCCTCGAAGGCGACGACCTCCGCGATCGTCGGCGGCACGACGGCAACGCCGTGGCCGTCGCCGACCACGATGTCGCCCGGATGGACCGCCGCGCCGGCGCAGCCGATCGGCTCGTTCGTGCCGGCGAGGACGAGGCCGGGGGCCGCGAGCGCCGGTGCCTCGCCGCAATCCCAGACGGGCAGGCTGCCGCCGACCGGCAGCGCGCCCGAGACGACGAGTCCGGCTGCACCGCGGCGCAGGAGGCGCTCGGCCAGGATCGCGCCGAAGGGGAGGGCGCTGCCGGCACCTCCCGCATCGATCACGACCACGGCGCCCTCCGGGACGGCTTCGACAGCCTCGGCCAACGAGGGGCCCGCCTCGTCGCGGGCCGGGATCAGGCGCATCGTCACGGCGGCGCCGACCGCGCGCGTGCCGCCCGTGCGCCGGCGCAGGCCGCGCGGCACGCAGGCGCCGAGTCCCCGGCGCATCAGGGCCCGCGCGAGGCTCGCCGTCGTGACGGCCGACAGGGCATCCCGCAGGGTCGTGTCGATCGGCATGCCAGAGATCTCCATGCCGAGGGGTTCGGCCTCCGCCCAAGGTGGGTCGCGCACGGGTTCCGGCAAGCCGCGCCGGGGATCAGCAGATCGGCTCGGCGATCACCTGAGCGGCGCCGGGGCGGGCCGCGATCCCCGCGTACCACCGGGACAGGGCCGGACGCTCGACTCGCGCGTGGGGCAGGTGCAGCCAGCGATGCGCCGCGCAGCCGACGGCGATGTCGGCGATGC carries:
- a CDS encoding TonB-dependent receptor family protein, whose protein sequence is MLWLAAGCTAAGAAPGAEGPAQASVTLEELDVTASPLATVRVPAAARIYAGSRGEATRTDLEAAGAKNITDALRLIPGVQTPIPNGPATGDFAQSVGIRGLASRLGGYATVLLDGVPLSSAPYLQPELSLAPVSFGMLERIDVIKGGAAVRYGPQNVGGVINYVTWPIPRDFGGQIRLRGNLNGSDPAGGFLNGQSDIVIGGSNGEGSGLALLYSGNHGPSFRPRSNQDIDDVMLKYRVQLTPESYVDGRVHGYSASAELPGPLDQAAYRRNPYGSTNAYQSYDGSRIEGVARYVNEFDGTKYFETTVFDLSSHRSFALSNRNRDSLATQFDVTPRNYNTFGVEPRFGLRSDPFGVPQETSIGYRYIREDADEKRLRRSFRAGSYPFLYRPVPNRDSVGATEAHAFYLDDKLTFGALTVMPGIRVEDVTIGRANNLNGFRAEEHYTVPLPSLRLGYTASPDLFLYGNVGRSFGSLNFLQLPLSRSDQKLAPEIATTAEIGARTTLGGLTAEIAWFRLSFDNQIEFDAIRSDYVNVGRTLHRGVEMGLRYDFASLDTALSGLSAYATYAYTRATIQEGAFAGNDLRLYSRHTGTVGAGYATGPWSFDWFGYAQSDQFADEANTVPPSADGRFGRIPGWVIWNARATYAVTPASRLSLGVANVFDRRTFTRASAEDNGGIFAGPPRTLYVELRTRF
- a CDS encoding PepSY-associated TM helix domain-containing protein; this encodes MTGRESPRGRLRAAWKRLHRWFGLGGGALLVLIGLTGSLNVFYREIDAALNPALYRPASPERRIGPSEALAAAAQADREPVSQIAPPDCVWPVWVIVHAHPDRRTWTTMIDPSDGRVLGRRDTGTAFAHLVYRLHHTLLLRDWWGKEAVGVAGIGLLLSCLSGLWLWWPRPGRFRRSVTLRRGVSRQRFWLDLHGAAGFWACAVLVVVAVTGIGHIFPGLMRPVVGAFSPVTALPSPNLPASDAPRLGADAILAAVRSAHPEAAVTRINPPSGSRNSWRVFLAPPGVDPAFRSDGVLWLDPWSGRIVEDRSWGAMSNGNRYQALQIWLHNGSVAGLPGRLLVFAAGFAPLLLFASGFAVWRSRRARLRALAPA
- a CDS encoding acylphosphatase, producing the protein MSETRTVDVVITGRVQGVGYRVWTQHQAQLHGLTGHVRNRDDGAVIATFSGPADAIGAMLKACEAGPRGARVDAVAVTEQPGSETFPDFEIRGA
- a CDS encoding DUF599 domain-containing protein, whose protein sequence is MTNLPTDAAFSHLDLAALIFFVIAWVGYGLSVGRMRGRLVSLSQIMNAQRESWARQMIVRENRVVDTTINASLQNGTAFFASTSLIALGGVLTLSRSGDEVLSLFGTLPFGAITTRTTWEIKVAGLAVVFVYAFFKFAWAYRLFNYGAILIGAVPPKGSGASEAQMLRAARRAAAMNIAAGNHFARGQRAFFFALAYLGWFVSPIILMLTTTAVVLVMWRRQFVSEIRAALLSEHPLKVREPNP
- a CDS encoding DUF3253 domain-containing protein; the protein is MTNPPDPIRPARASEEAIAETMLRLVAERGAGKTICPSEVARALGGPHPDGWGPLMQPVRRVAVRLTKSGQVVILRKGRPVPDPDDFRGIYRLAAAPGDASGAASGTSSGDGAGNASEV
- a CDS encoding YdcF family protein yields the protein MFFPLSKVIFFVLTPSNFLIFVGWLGLVLLVATRWRRTGAGLAGFGLGGLALAGLSPLPFLALAPLEQRFPAFAEDGAPPTGIIVLGGGVDSGLSEARRQIVVNDAGERPIYLADLARRFPSARLVFSGGSGSLSQGLSEAEIVGRMGDVLGAPRSRLILEHRSRNTRENALFTADLVKPKPGERWLLVTSAWHMPRSIGCFRQAGFEVTAFPVDYRTRGFADAFRFNSFASDGLLHLDLAVKEWIGLLAYRLAGYTSDAFPAPSPELVPEAAPEASPGAAASR